A region of Vigna radiata var. radiata cultivar VC1973A chromosome 6, Vradiata_ver6, whole genome shotgun sequence DNA encodes the following proteins:
- the LOC106764192 gene encoding two-on-two hemoglobin-3: MQSLQEKASEWSGVAIDDAFSIDDTNLFNKLGLQTFINLSTNFYNRVYADEEEWFRSIFANSKKEDAIQNQYEFFVQRMGGPPLFSQRRGHPALIGRHRPFPVTHQAAERWLHHMQQALDSTPDIDGDSKTKMMNFFRHTAYFLVAGDELKNQNQQIPCKHAAKRDDS, encoded by the exons ATGCAGAGTCTGCAAGAAAAGGCTTCCGAATGGAGTGGGGTTGCCATAGACGACGCTTTTTCCATCGATGACACCAACCTCTTTAACAAGCTCGGCCTTCAAACCTTCATTAACCTCTCCACCAATTTCTACAACAG GGTATACGCCGATGAGGAAGAGTGGTTTCGTTCAATATTCGCTAATTCTAAGAAAGAAGACGCTATTCAAAACCAATACGAGTTCTTCGTGCAACGAATGGGTGGACCTCCTCTCTTTTCCCAAAGAAGAG GACATCCCGCTCTAATTGGTCGACATCGCCCATTTCCTGTAACGCATCAAGCTGCAGAGAGATGGTTACATCACATGCAACAAGCATTAGACAGTACTCCAGATATAGATGGTGACTCAAAGACCAAaatgatgaactttttcag GCACACTGCATATTTTTTGGTCGCTGGAGATGAGCTAAAGAATCAAAACCAACAGATTCCCTGCAAACATGCAGCCAAAAGAGATGATTCATAA
- the LOC106765120 gene encoding dihydrofolate synthetase encodes MLLSSIRRKFARGVWPIRTLSSNAEMKEFLDYLDSLKNFEKSGVPRAAGTDSDEGFDLGRMRRLMERFGNPHTKFKAVHIAGTKGKGSTAAFISNILRTEGYSVGCYTSPHILTIRERILLGRSGHPVSAKLLNDLFHRIKQELEQAMKEENGCISHFEVFTAMAYILFADENVDIAVIEAGLGGARDATNIISSSGLAAAVITTVGEEHLAALGGSLETIAMAKAGIIKQGCPLVLGGPFVPHIERIIRDKAATMESTVVSAYDTRNRFTVKSCSILNGRPCQICDIVIQVGQDLKMSCELHDVKLKMLGDHQLQNAATATCVALCLRNLGWSISDESIRSGLEHTHLLGRSQFLSSEEAEVLGLTGATVLLDGAHTKESAKALMNTIKTAFPKARLVFVVAMASDKDHVGFAQEILSGGHVETVLLTEAAIAGGVTRTTPASLLKDSWIKASDELGIEILHDGMAEYDELINESESNLGDGMTILSTESSLKSCLRTANKILTRRGEEEKGVIVFTGSLHIAASVLASLAG; translated from the exons ATGCTTCTGTCCTCAATACGCAGAAAATTCGCAAGGGGAGTGTGGCCCATTCGAACGCTCTCTTCAAACGCTGAAATGAAAGAGTTTTTGGATTACTTAGATTCGCTAAAAAATTTCGAGAAGTCAGGAGTGCCCAGAGCTGCCGGCACCGATTCAGACGAGGGTTTCGATCTGGGTAGAATGAGACGCCTCATGGAGCGTTTCGGTAATCCTCACACCAAGTTCAAG GCGGTTCATATTGCTGGGACTAAGGGAAAGGGATCAACAGCTGCGTTTATATCTAATATTCTGAGGACGGAAGGTTATTCTGTTGGTTGTTACACTAG TCCACATATCCTGACCATCAGGGAGCGTATTTTACTTGGAAGATCTGGCCATCCAGTGTCGGCAAAGTTGTTGAATGATCTCTTTCACAGGATCAAGCAGGAACTTGAGCAGGCAATGAAAGAGGAAAATGGTTGCATAAGCCACTTCGAG GTTTTCACCGCAATGGCATATATCTTATTTGCTGATGAGAATGTTGACATTGCTGTTATTGAG GCTGGGTTAGGGGGTGCACGAGATGCAACAAATATCATATCCAGCTCTGGACTTGCTGCAGCAGTCATAACTACTGTAGGTGAGGAACATTTGGCAGCTCTTGGGGGTTCTTTGGAAACAATTGCAATGGCAAAAGCAGGAATCATAAAACAAGGCTGCCCA TTGGTGTTGGGTGGGCCATTTGTTCCTCATATTGAGCGCATTATTCGAGATAAAGCAGCAACCATGGAATCAACTGTTGTGTCAGCATATGATACTAGAAATAGGTTTACTGTGAAAAGTTGCAGCATACTCAATGGAAGGCCTTGTCAAATTTGTGATATAGTGATACAAGTTGGGCAAGACTTGAAGATG TCTTGTGAGTTACATGATGTGAAGTTGAAAATGCTTGGAGATCACCAACTTCAAAATGCAGCTACTGCAACTTGTGTGGCTCTTTGTCTTCGTAATTTAG GATGGAGTATTTCTGATGAATCTATTAGGTCTGGTTTAGAGCATACACACCTCCTTGGAAGGAGTCAATTTCTATCATCTGAAGAAGCAGAGGTATTAGGACTTACTGGAGCAACAGTATTACTTGATGGAG CTCATACCAAAGAATCCGCCAAAGCTCTGATGAATACAATCAAGACAGCATTTCCCAAGGCTCGATTGGTTTTTGTTGTTGCAATGGCAAGTGACAAAGACCATGTGGGTTTTGCTCAAGAGATTCTCTCAG GTGGGCATGTGGAGACTGTCCTTTTGACAGAAGCTGCTATTGCTGGAGGTGTAACTAGAACAACACCAGCATCTTTATTGAAAGATTCTTGGATTAAAGCTTCTGATGAGCTTGGCATTGAGATATTGCATGATGGAATGGCAGAATATGatgaattaataaatgaatCTGAGAGCAATTTGGGTGATGGTATGACCATATTGTCTACCGAGTCATCTTTAAAGAGTTGTTTGAGAACTGCAAATAAGATTCTAACCAGAAGAGGGGAAGAGGAGAAGGGTGTTATTGTCTTCACTGGATCTCTGCATATTGCAGCTTCTGTCTTAGCCTCTCTTGCTGGTTAA